TGTTCGGCATCACCGCGGTGATCCTCGGAATCCTCGCCCGCGGGCGCTGCCGGCGGGGTGAGGCCACCAACTCCGGTGTCGCCGTCTCCGGGATCGTGCTCGGCATCATCGCCTGTGTGTTGTCGCTGGTGTTCGTCGGGATCTGGACCTACTTCGGCGCGCGGTGGTTCGACGACGTCGGCGGCCGCGACTACATGAGCTGCCTGCAGCAGGCCGGTGACGACACCGCGGCCCAGCAGCAGTGCGAGCGAGAGTTCGAACGGCGGGTCGAGGATTCGTTCGGCGTGACGCCGACCCCTACGCGCTGAGCCGCATCACGGTTTGGCGGCACCCGGGAAGTACTTGACGATGCCCTCTTGCACCACCGTCGCCAACAACTGGCCCGACGCGTCGAAGAAGTGGCCGGTGCCGAGTCCCCGGGATTCCGCCGCCACCGGCGAGGTGGTGGAGTACAGCACCCACTCGTCGAACTTGATCGGCCGGTGGAACCACACCGAATGATTCATCGTCACCGCGAAAATCCGGTCGAAACCCCACGACAATCCGTGCGTGGTGATGATCGAATCGAGCACGGTGGTGTCCGAGGAGTACACCAGGGCCGCGCCGTGCAGCACCGGATCGTCGGGCATCACGCCTTCGGTCTTGAGCCACACCCGGTTGTGGTCGAGCTTGCCGCCCTTGTCCCGCATCACCCACGCCGGATCGTTGGTGTAGCGCCATTCGATCGGCCGCAAGGCCTCGACGAACAACGGCACCGTCTTCTCGTAGCCCTTTAACAGCTCATCGATCTTGGGCAACGTGTCCGGATGCGGAACCTCGGGGGCGGGCACGCTGTGCTCCAGCCCCCGTCCGGCGTTCATGTAAGACAGCATCACGGTGGTCAGCAGATTGCCGTCCTGCATGACATCGACCCGGCGGTTGGCGAACCGCCGCTCGTCACGCAGCCGCACGACGTGGAACTCAAGGTCCTTCTCCGGATCGCCACCGGCGATGAAGTGCGCGTTCAACGCACTCGGGGAAAGTTTGTGCTCCAGCGTGCGGCCTCCGGCGACGAACGCCTGCGCGATCATCTGCCCACCGAAGGTGCGCACCGGGTTCTTGCTCGGATGCGCACCGATGAACAAATCGTCGTCAACGCGGTTCAGATCGAGAACAGCCAGCAGCTCCTCGAAATCCGGGTGTGTCAAGGAATGCCTTTCGAGATCTTTTGCCGGCGCCCTGAGGCTGACGACCTCTCGCTAGACGTCGTCCTCCCCGATGCGGTGCACGTGGATCAGATTCGTGGAGCCTACTGTGCCCGGCGGAGCACCCGCCACGATGACCACCAGCTCACCGCGCTTGTAGCGGCCGAGCTCGAGCAGCGACTTGTCGACCTGACGGATCATGTCGTCGGTGTTCGACATCTGCGGCACGATGAACGTCTCGGTCCCCCAGGTCAGCGCGAGCTGGCTACGCACCTCGGGCAGCGCCGTGAACGCCAGCACCGGAAGCGGGGTGTGCAGCCGGGCCAGTCGGCGCACGGTGTCGCCGGATTGCGTGAAGGCGACCAGCGCCTTGGCATCCAGCCGCTCGCCGATGTCGCGGGCCGCATACGAGATCACGCCACGCTTGGTGCGCGGAGTGTGTGTCAGCGGCGGCACGGTAACCGAGTTGTCCTCGACCGCCTTGATGATGCGGGCCATCGTCTTGACGGCCTCCAGCGGATACTTGCCGACGGAGGTCTCGCCGGAGAGCATCACCGCGTCGGCACCGTCGAGCACGGCGTTGGCGACGTCGGAGGCCTCGGCCCGCGTGGGCCGGGAGCTTTCGATCATCGACTCCAGCATCTGGGTGGCAACGATGACGGGTTTGGCGTTCTCCCTTGCCAT
Above is a window of Mycolicibacterium boenickei DNA encoding:
- a CDS encoding DUF4190 domain-containing protein, producing MTDERSNPPGSDEPQPAGPTQPPAYPYGPPPGAYPGAYPPPPPPYGGYPMQPAARAPANGLGVAALVLAIFGLLLVWSVIGGLMFGITAVILGILARGRCRRGEATNSGVAVSGIVLGIIACVLSLVFVGIWTYFGARWFDDVGGRDYMSCLQQAGDDTAAQQQCEREFERRVEDSFGVTPTPTR
- a CDS encoding acyl-CoA thioesterase II, translated to MTHPDFEELLAVLDLNRVDDDLFIGAHPSKNPVRTFGGQMIAQAFVAGGRTLEHKLSPSALNAHFIAGGDPEKDLEFHVVRLRDERRFANRRVDVMQDGNLLTTVMLSYMNAGRGLEHSVPAPEVPHPDTLPKIDELLKGYEKTVPLFVEALRPIEWRYTNDPAWVMRDKGGKLDHNRVWLKTEGVMPDDPVLHGAALVYSSDTTVLDSIITTHGLSWGFDRIFAVTMNHSVWFHRPIKFDEWVLYSTTSPVAAESRGLGTGHFFDASGQLLATVVQEGIVKYFPGAAKP